The following coding sequences lie in one Sphingomonas sp. M1-B02 genomic window:
- the paoC gene encoding aldehyde oxidoreductase molybdenum-binding subunit PaoC — protein sequence MKFDKPAGTNPIDQLKVIGKPHDRIDGPRKTSGTAPYAYEHHDAVPNQAYGQIVGSAIAKGRIASIDLSEAKAAPGVLAIVTAENAGKLGKGDNNTAKLLGGPEIDHYHQAVAVVVAETFEQARAAAALVRVEYTRGKGRFDLATELKSAPLKGDDENEPVDKVGDFEGAFQRAAVKLDATYSTPDQTHAMMEPHATIAAWEGDQLTLWTSNQMIAWGVGDVALTLGIPKEKVRLISPYIGGGFGGKLFVRADAVLAALGAKAAGRPVKLALARPMIANNTTHRPATIQRIRIGAGTDGRISAIAHESGSGDLPDGGPETAVAQTKLLYAGANRLTSMRLAVLDLPEGNAMRAPGEAPGMMALEVAMDEMAEKLGMDPVEFRIVNDTQVDPEKPDRPFSQRNMIQCLRTGADRFGWSKRSARPAQRRDGKWLVGMGMAVGFRNNLLMKSAARVRLDAKGIVTVETDMTDIGTGSYTILAQTAAETMGLDLDQIVVTLGDSSFPASAGSGGQWGANNSTAGVYAACMKLREAVAQKLGFNTGEVEFADGKVRAGNRSVKLAEAAKDGPVIAEDHIEYGDLDKKYQQSTFAGHFVEAAVDAYTGEVRIRRMLAVCSAGRMLNPKSARSQVIGAMTMGVGAALMEELAVDKRFGFFVNHDLAGYEVPVHADIPHQEVIFLDEVDPISSPMKAKGVGELGLCGVGAAIANAIYNATGVRVRDYPITLDKHLERLPAVA from the coding sequence ATGAAGTTCGACAAACCCGCCGGCACCAATCCGATCGACCAGCTCAAGGTGATCGGCAAGCCGCACGACCGCATCGATGGCCCGCGCAAGACCAGCGGCACCGCGCCTTATGCCTATGAGCATCACGACGCCGTCCCCAACCAGGCCTATGGCCAGATCGTCGGATCGGCGATCGCCAAGGGCCGGATCGCCTCGATCGACCTGAGCGAGGCCAAGGCCGCGCCGGGCGTGCTCGCGATCGTCACCGCCGAAAATGCCGGCAAGCTGGGCAAGGGTGACAACAACACCGCCAAGCTGCTCGGTGGACCCGAGATCGACCATTATCACCAGGCGGTCGCGGTCGTCGTCGCCGAGACGTTCGAGCAGGCGCGCGCCGCCGCGGCACTGGTGCGAGTGGAATATACGCGCGGCAAGGGTCGCTTCGACCTGGCGACCGAGCTCAAATCGGCGCCGCTCAAGGGCGACGACGAGAATGAGCCGGTCGACAAGGTCGGCGACTTCGAAGGCGCGTTCCAGCGCGCTGCGGTGAAGCTCGATGCGACCTACTCCACGCCCGACCAGACGCATGCGATGATGGAGCCGCACGCGACCATTGCAGCGTGGGAAGGCGACCAACTGACGTTGTGGACGTCGAACCAGATGATCGCCTGGGGCGTCGGCGACGTCGCGTTGACGCTCGGCATCCCCAAGGAGAAGGTCAGGCTGATCTCGCCTTATATCGGCGGCGGATTTGGCGGGAAGCTGTTCGTCCGCGCCGATGCGGTGCTGGCGGCGCTGGGCGCGAAGGCGGCCGGCCGTCCGGTCAAGCTCGCGCTCGCGCGGCCGATGATCGCCAACAACACCACCCATCGCCCGGCGACCATCCAGCGCATCCGGATCGGCGCGGGTACCGATGGCAGGATCAGCGCAATCGCGCATGAGAGCGGATCGGGGGATCTGCCCGACGGCGGGCCGGAGACCGCGGTGGCGCAGACCAAGTTGCTGTATGCGGGCGCCAACCGGCTGACTTCGATGCGGCTGGCAGTGCTCGATTTGCCCGAGGGCAATGCGATGCGCGCGCCCGGCGAGGCGCCGGGCATGATGGCGCTCGAAGTGGCGATGGACGAGATGGCCGAGAAGCTCGGCATGGATCCGGTCGAGTTCCGCATCGTCAACGATACTCAGGTCGATCCCGAGAAGCCCGACCGCCCCTTCTCGCAGCGCAACATGATCCAATGCCTGCGCACCGGCGCGGATCGCTTCGGCTGGAGCAAGCGCAGCGCCAGGCCGGCGCAGCGCCGCGACGGCAAATGGCTGGTCGGCATGGGCATGGCGGTCGGCTTCCGCAACAATCTGTTGATGAAGTCGGCGGCGCGGGTGCGGCTGGATGCCAAGGGCATCGTCACGGTCGAGACCGACATGACCGACATCGGCACCGGCAGCTATACGATCCTCGCCCAGACCGCGGCGGAGACGATGGGGCTCGATCTCGACCAGATCGTCGTGACGCTCGGCGATTCGAGCTTCCCGGCCTCGGCCGGATCGGGCGGGCAATGGGGCGCCAACAATTCGACCGCCGGCGTCTATGCGGCATGCATGAAGCTGCGCGAAGCGGTCGCGCAGAAGCTTGGTTTCAACACCGGCGAAGTCGAATTTGCCGACGGCAAGGTCCGCGCCGGCAATCGCAGCGTCAAGCTGGCGGAGGCGGCCAAGGACGGCCCGGTCATTGCCGAGGATCACATCGAATATGGCGATCTCGACAAGAAGTATCAGCAATCGACCTTTGCCGGCCACTTTGTCGAGGCTGCAGTCGACGCCTATACCGGCGAAGTCCGGATCCGGCGCATGCTGGCGGTCTGTTCGGCCGGCCGCATGCTCAATCCCAAGTCGGCGCGCAGCCAGGTGATCGGCGCGATGACGATGGGCGTCGGCGCGGCGCTGATGGAAGAGCTCGCGGTCGACAAGCGCTTCGGCTTCTTCGTCAATCACGATCTCGCCGGATATGAAGTGCCGGTCCATGCCGACATTCCGCACCAGGAAGTCATCTTCCTCGACGAGGTCGATCCGATCTCTTCGCCGATGAAGGCCAAGGGTGTCGGCGAGCTGGGCCTGTGCGGCGTAGGCGCGGCGATTGCCAACGCGATCTACAACGCCACCGGGGTGCGCGTGCGCGATTATCCGATCACCTTGGACAAGCACCTGGAACGACTGCCGGCGGTGGCCTGA
- a CDS encoding DUF3987 domain-containing protein, with product MSVLVGGRTAPVSMSRAVFGDLWPLVADLAEGTGAPVDYVGCSLLAVAASLIGSKRRVQPFESAPLWRDPPVLWIALVGDPSSNKSPAIDAVVAPLRAIELEYAEAHKLELVAHQAVAERAKAERNRWQEAVKAATRDGSSTPSIPAAAELPDDPVRRRLLVQDATPESMCELLASNPNGMLHMRDELSGWLSSFERYSPGGRDFWLEAYLLGIATVRFDHGLAFHRQWELARAWVRASFNARDLAAVMVHHVPALAARAHKPHIHVLYPVRTLAGTFGPFVHLTRAMLAAEWEALLTEMNRDG from the coding sequence ATGTCTGTGCTGGTGGGCGGGCGCACAGCTCCCGTGTCCATGTCACGAGCGGTGTTCGGTGATCTCTGGCCGCTCGTGGCGGACCTGGCCGAGGGAACCGGCGCCCCTGTCGATTACGTCGGGTGCAGCCTGCTTGCCGTTGCAGCCTCGCTCATTGGCAGCAAGCGGCGAGTGCAGCCATTCGAGTCCGCGCCCTTGTGGCGCGATCCTCCTGTGCTCTGGATAGCGCTGGTCGGTGATCCTTCGTCGAACAAGTCCCCGGCTATAGATGCCGTCGTGGCACCGCTACGCGCGATCGAGCTCGAATATGCCGAAGCACACAAGCTGGAGCTGGTCGCGCATCAGGCAGTCGCCGAGCGCGCCAAGGCCGAGCGGAACCGGTGGCAGGAGGCCGTCAAAGCTGCCACGCGGGACGGCAGTTCGACGCCCAGCATCCCGGCCGCAGCAGAGCTCCCGGACGATCCGGTTCGCCGCCGCCTCCTGGTGCAAGATGCTACACCAGAGTCGATGTGCGAGCTGCTCGCGAGCAACCCAAACGGTATGCTCCACATGCGCGACGAGCTGTCGGGATGGCTGTCCAGCTTCGAGCGCTACTCGCCTGGTGGCCGTGACTTCTGGCTCGAGGCCTATTTGCTCGGCATCGCCACAGTTCGGTTCGACCACGGCCTTGCCTTCCACCGTCAGTGGGAACTGGCGCGCGCCTGGGTTCGCGCCAGCTTCAACGCACGCGATCTAGCCGCCGTCATGGTGCACCATGTGCCAGCGCTCGCCGCTCGGGCGCACAAGCCGCATATCCATGTTCTCTATCCGGTCAGAACCTTGGCAGGCACCTTTGGGCCTTTCGTCCATCTCACCCGAGCCATGCTCGCCGCGGAGTGGGAGGCGCTTCTCACCGAGATGAATAGAGATGGATGA
- a CDS encoding DUF7146 domain-containing protein → MTRAEPSLREQCDKIRDRVSLASIAAASLKLIRAGREWKACCPFHADRTPSFTIYAGDRRFMCFGCGAEGDVLDFVMRLHRVRLPEALQMLGDGELPCAADMPAASGRQPEDRAEEAASLWAGAAAAGGTLADTYLRSRGITIDLPEAIRFARLPLGRRAPMPALVAGVSTISGDVCGVQRTFLATDPIGKAPLPGGKAKFSLGRVLGGAIRLGCAERSLLVSEGLEDGLTLLQKLGRPVWVAAGAGMLSAMKLPDIVEAVVIGADNDESGERAAQKAAEVFHASGRRVRILRPAPGYKDFNAELTGARQ, encoded by the coding sequence GTGACGAGGGCGGAACCGTCACTTCGGGAACAATGCGACAAGATTCGCGATCGCGTGTCCCTGGCCAGCATCGCTGCGGCATCGCTGAAGCTAATCCGTGCCGGCCGCGAGTGGAAGGCGTGCTGCCCCTTCCATGCCGACCGGACGCCCAGCTTCACCATTTACGCTGGTGACCGCCGATTCATGTGCTTCGGCTGTGGCGCAGAGGGAGACGTGCTGGACTTCGTCATGCGCCTGCACCGTGTGCGGCTGCCCGAGGCCCTGCAAATGCTTGGTGATGGCGAGTTGCCGTGTGCGGCCGACATGCCAGCAGCTAGCGGGCGGCAGCCCGAGGACCGAGCTGAAGAAGCCGCCTCGCTGTGGGCAGGGGCAGCCGCGGCGGGCGGCACACTGGCAGATACTTACCTGCGCTCCCGCGGAATCACCATCGACTTGCCAGAGGCCATTCGCTTCGCGCGGCTGCCGCTTGGCCGTCGCGCACCCATGCCGGCGCTGGTGGCGGGTGTGTCCACGATCAGTGGTGATGTCTGCGGAGTTCAGCGGACCTTCCTCGCGACCGATCCGATCGGCAAGGCGCCGCTGCCGGGAGGCAAAGCCAAGTTTTCCCTAGGCCGCGTGCTCGGCGGCGCAATTCGGCTCGGATGCGCTGAGCGGTCGCTGCTCGTGTCCGAGGGCCTGGAGGACGGACTTACCCTGCTGCAGAAGCTTGGACGACCCGTGTGGGTTGCCGCGGGGGCGGGGATGCTGTCGGCAATGAAGCTGCCGGATATCGTTGAGGCCGTCGTGATCGGCGCCGACAATGACGAGTCAGGCGAGCGAGCGGCGCAAAAGGCTGCGGAGGTGTTCCACGCCTCAGGTCGCCGCGTCAGGATCCTGCGTCCGGCACCTGGCTACAAGGACTTCAACGCCGAACTCACGGGCGCTCGGCAGTGA
- a CDS encoding helix-turn-helix transcriptional regulator gives MLTHLHQCELARRWKLSPRTLERWRWLGQGPRHLKIGGRVVYRLDDIEEFEAANVRDSTSAIAQP, from the coding sequence ATGCTTACCCACCTGCACCAATGTGAACTGGCCCGACGCTGGAAACTGAGCCCGCGCACACTCGAGCGCTGGCGGTGGCTGGGGCAGGGGCCTCGTCACCTGAAGATCGGCGGTCGGGTCGTTTACCGGCTGGACGATATCGAAGAGTTCGAGGCGGCGAACGTCCGTGACAGCACCAGCGCAATCGCTCAGCCGTGA
- a CDS encoding GNAT family N-acetyltransferase, translated as MSNHGVDPQILNAWLSARSIARGLPLPIPACGGFRVDTNSDSEVARWVFPRMGPGLEELARSISEPLYLLKLCGAADELRAVLPTGWQLYAPGYFMRATCAPTARPLPDGYAIKTKRIGTVLEAQIFFETGVLAASGYAVETHDVFIYDRIVTEPAHRRKGLGHALMLTLHAGRHRPNVPELLVATEDGQALYSALGWITVSPYSTASVATP; from the coding sequence ATGAGCAACCACGGCGTTGACCCGCAGATTTTGAACGCTTGGCTTTCGGCCCGGTCCATCGCGCGCGGGCTGCCTCTGCCGATCCCCGCGTGTGGCGGCTTTCGTGTCGATACAAATTCGGATTCCGAGGTTGCCCGATGGGTTTTCCCCAGGATGGGACCCGGTCTCGAAGAGCTTGCCCGTTCCATCAGCGAGCCGCTCTACCTTCTGAAACTCTGCGGGGCGGCCGACGAACTGCGTGCGGTGCTGCCGACGGGCTGGCAGCTTTACGCCCCAGGCTACTTCATGCGGGCAACCTGTGCGCCAACCGCGAGACCGCTGCCCGACGGGTATGCGATCAAAACGAAGCGTATCGGCACGGTGCTAGAGGCACAGATATTCTTCGAAACAGGAGTTCTCGCGGCCAGTGGTTATGCAGTGGAGACGCATGACGTCTTTATCTATGACCGAATCGTAACGGAGCCTGCACATCGTCGGAAGGGGCTGGGCCACGCCCTGATGCTGACGCTGCATGCCGGTCGGCACCGACCAAATGTTCCGGAACTACTCGTCGCAACGGAAGACGGCCAAGCCCTCTATTCGGCGCTAGGATGGATTACGGTCTCGCCATACTCAACGGCGTCAGTCGCCACACCGTGA
- a CDS encoding alpha/beta hydrolase family protein produces the protein MALASLVLTSCGSPLRASSITTPHPEKDGAIIEYFEEHPAGRGPWPTIILLHGHQGPTQRIGGRAFVNWGVLSHLAGKGYLAVSVSLPGYGRSSGPDDFAGRFAQLAVRAVMAKLAADRRSIPDKVLIQGVSLGAVTGALVAADDRQLAGLVLISGLYDLPAFFAHPKSAAALSIKAVAAAQTGGSSEALLSRSALPLASHIHASTLILNGAKDDRTDAGQARRFAAAIQANGGRAKVHIYPEFGHEIPVRARDAEVAAFIDATLRP, from the coding sequence GTGGCGCTGGCTAGCCTGGTCCTGACTAGTTGCGGTAGCCCATTGCGGGCGTCATCAATTACCACGCCGCATCCTGAGAAGGACGGCGCCATCATCGAGTATTTCGAGGAACATCCGGCAGGCAGGGGGCCGTGGCCGACCATCATCCTCCTGCACGGTCACCAAGGTCCGACGCAGCGGATCGGTGGACGGGCGTTCGTTAATTGGGGGGTACTCAGCCACCTCGCCGGGAAAGGCTATCTGGCCGTTTCAGTGTCCCTGCCCGGTTATGGCCGCTCTAGCGGCCCCGACGACTTCGCCGGCCGCTTCGCTCAGCTCGCCGTGCGAGCCGTCATGGCAAAGCTTGCAGCCGATCGTCGCTCAATCCCAGACAAAGTTCTGATTCAGGGTGTCAGTCTGGGCGCGGTGACCGGCGCCCTTGTCGCCGCCGACGATCGACAGCTCGCCGGGCTGGTCCTGATCTCGGGCCTCTACGATCTTCCGGCGTTCTTCGCGCATCCCAAATCGGCTGCAGCGTTGAGCATAAAAGCAGTTGCCGCTGCGCAGACAGGCGGGAGCTCGGAGGCGTTGCTGTCGCGTTCAGCGCTCCCGCTTGCGTCGCACATTCATGCTTCGACGCTGATCCTGAACGGGGCGAAGGACGACCGAACGGATGCGGGGCAGGCAAGACGCTTCGCCGCTGCGATCCAGGCGAATGGCGGGCGTGCCAAGGTCCATATCTACCCGGAATTCGGTCACGAGATTCCCGTCAGGGCACGCGACGCAGAGGTTGCTGCCTTCATCGACGCTACGCTCCGCCCCTAA
- a CDS encoding DUF6894 family protein, translating into MARAALKADGRLPTQFRPCRRRWRTGPLSSILEYPGRLILPHYFFDTRDNDVSIRDDEGMELPDVQAAAKAAARSLVELAQEVLPGVNEHCLGVDVRDDQDRDVLTTELTYKAVFHSATSSVAEGGTQ; encoded by the coding sequence TTGGCCCGCGCTGCGCTGAAAGCGGACGGTCGGCTACCGACCCAGTTCCGGCCATGCCGGCGGCGCTGGCGCACCGGGCCGCTTTCAAGTATCTTGGAATATCCGGGGAGATTGATTTTGCCACATTATTTTTTCGACACGCGCGACAACGACGTGTCGATCCGTGATGACGAAGGTATGGAGCTTCCCGACGTCCAAGCTGCGGCGAAGGCCGCCGCGCGAAGCTTGGTCGAACTTGCGCAGGAAGTGCTTCCCGGCGTCAACGAACATTGTCTCGGAGTGGACGTGCGCGACGATCAGGATCGGGACGTGCTAACCACTGAGCTGACCTATAAGGCGGTGTTTCACTCGGCTACTTCTTCGGTCGCCGAAGGGGGCACGCAATGA